The segment GCCCCATGGGAGGGCAGCCATTCCTGGAGACCCCACCcagggcagcccagcccagcctgcctccttcttccccctCACTCTGCCCCAGGCTCCAGAAAGTTGCTCTGCAACGTCGGCTGAGGGTAACCTGGATGGGCCCTTTCCTATAAGAGGGTGAAATCCAAACACCCCGGTTTCTTTTCATCTATCCTGGCATGGAGCCAAGTGACTCCTGCACTATCACCTGAGAGGTCAGAGGCCCAGCTGGGACACAGAGTTTGTGCTTGTTTTCTATCTCTGTGCTTCTCTCACCCTCAGATTGCAGACTCTGAGGGTAAGAACTGTCTCCTCCATCAGACGGTGGGTTTTCTGAGGGTGTCTCCCCCATCAGATTAGGAGATTCCAGAGAGTAGAATGAGGAATGGGAATGCAAGTCAGGGAATCTGTTTTGCTGCCACTTAATAGTTTGAATTAATGAAAAACCCTAcatatgcctcaatttcctcatttgtaaaatggggttgaTAATAAAAcctgttgtgaggattcaaagACATAAAGACGGAAGAGGTAAGATCAAAGAGCCTTGGGGCGTACGGACAGGACGTAAATACCAGAACACAGCCAGAAATGAGCAAAGGGCACCAGACCGTGAGTCCCATGAATGCAGGGATTTCTGTCCATTTACCCACTGTTGTTTTCCAAGTGCCCAGAACAGAGCCGggacatggtaggtgctcaatgaacaCTAGTTGACCAAACGAATGGAGAGTCCAGGTGGTGATGGTGGAGAGCAGAGTGCCAGTTCTCTAGTAGGGCAGGAAGGCTTCTGGGAGGTAGTAGGGGccggccaggggctgggggtgctgCTGGGAGCACATCCATGGGAGTGGAGCGTCCGCCTCAGAGGCCGGTGGTCCTCTGGGGGCTGAAGAATGCCCCCCATAAACCTGTAGGTCTCATTTATGGACGTCTCCCTGACCCAGGTTATGAATCTACCATCAACAGGGGGATTTCCTTGCCAGGGTCCTCTCCCTCAACTCCCAAAGCACTGTTTCCACCTTCCGTCTCTCCCACACCACAGCTCCCCAGCAGTCTACACAGTGATGTGAGGCCTCACCAACCCTCCTTGCCACAGTACCCCCTCCTCTGCTCTTTATCCCTCAGGAACTTGGGGCCTCCTGGCTCCCACCCTCTGTTCCAGCTGCTGTCCCCAGACCTTCTACTCAGAAAGCTCCTGACCGATCTTAGCAACAGTGGCCCAGGACCACAGCTCCACCCCAATCTTCCGTTTGTGCTTTATCATCTGTGAGCACAATTCTGCGAAGCTGTGCCCCGATAAAGCAGAATTTTCAtctccttaaaagaaaaatgaggccaAATAACCCATGCCACAGTGGTGCTCTGAGCCCTACTTGTCAAAGGGCTTTGTGAGAGACGGTCAAGGGCTAAATAGATAGTACTTAGTGTGATGAAATGTTACCTGGAGGCTGAAAGGGGCTAAGGCAAAACCAGAGAAGCCTGGacctgtgtgtgtgggtgttgtgtgtgtgtgtgagagagagagagagagagagagagagacgttCTGGCAGAGGGAGCGATGGTATCAAGTAGTTATAGAATCGGTTGGTATATTAAACACATAGAATGCTTTGTAAACACACCCATGCCCTCATGAAAAATGTGGTTGAGTCCTTCAATCACAGAACTTTACATTTTTCCCAAGGCTCAACATTTTAACTAACGTCTTGTGTGGCATTGGGAAGGGGGCCCTGGATTGTCATTGAACAGTTGAGACCACGAAGCCTGGCAAGTCCTCGCCTTAAATGATGCACACAGACCCAGTGGAGCCTGGTTCATCCTTCCTTGACATTCTCGCCCACAGTGCCCCCCTGGAACTCAGAAGGCCTGGTCTCCTCCAGAGTTCTTGGTCCACCTTCCTGGAGACAGGAGCCCTTTCAGGGGACATCAGATGTGCCACAAAGGCACAGGCTCTCTTTCTCATCTCGTCATGGTGGCTGTGGGAACAGACCTGGGAGCGGGGCTGcgtgggtttgaatccaggctcacTACCTATTGAGATCATGCACAGTCACGGAGTCTGTTTCCTCGCTTAGGAAACAGGGATGTAATACCCGCCCCACAGGGCTGTTGCAAGAGCAAAGGCATTCATTCAAGTATAATGAGTTTAAAGCACGTTGAACAGTAGTGCCTGGCCAACTGGTGACACGAGTTTGCCGTGATGGCCCCTGACCTCTCCCCCCTGGTTCCTGAGGCCTTCCTGGTTCTTAGACCCTTTCTACAGTGCTCCTCCCCTATCCACATTTGGACCTGTtcactgtcacctcctccaagaagcctgtTCTGACTACCTCATCTTAAGTGGCCAGCCCTTCCTCCACCTCTTcaccactttcattttttttctcccttccagaTCACCTCACTTCTCTTCTTGACCCTCAGGCTGTCCCCAGTCCTCCCTGCCCCGACGCTCCCAGACTGTCCCCACACCTTGCCCTCCCAGCACCCTCCCCGTCATCCCCACAGCACACACCAGGATGGCCTGTCCATCTCATGTTTTAttgtaaaaacattaaaataaattacatttgaCATCCTTGCCACTATGTACATACAGTGTGTACGATTCCAGGACAGCCAGCGACACCCCAGCAAGGTGGGGTGAGGAAATAAAGATGAGCTCGGTAAAGCATTTCACAGAAGGACAGACGCCGCTCCTCACCGCACCGCTGCTGGGTCAGCACGCCCCTTGGGTACAGGATGAGTGGGGGAGTGGACACACAAGCCCATCACCGTCTTCACATGTTGGCGGGAGGTGGGTGGGGTTCTGGCCCCATTTGGCCCCACAGTATTGGCGAGGGAGCTGAGAGGCAGACAGGGCGTCTGGGTCAAGAGTGGTCACTTGCCTCCTGCCCAGCATCAGCCGCCTGCGACCgatgcccctcccccactctgcTCACCTGCTGAGCAGGGCCCCCTCCCCGACTCTGGTGGGAACTCTTGACATCATGACCCTGGCTGAGGTCCCCCGAGAAAGGCCAACGaagctgggggtggagggtgaaCACGGAATATCCCAATCCCTGGGACTCAACTCTGACACCTTTTCTCCCCTCTGGCTCTGAAGCCAACAGATGCCAGGTACACAAAACAGCAGTTTatgcaaaaaataacaaaacatgcAGGACAGAGTGGGTGGCCCTAGGGTGCGCACTGTGGAGAACACAAGAACTCAGAACTCAGGCACACCCAGTTCCGCCAGTCCCTCACCAGAAACAAGCTGTGTACAGTTTCACATTATCTTTTGCTCCCCTGCCAcaaatcctttcctttctctctctctctctctctctctctctctctctctctctcacacacacacacacacacacacacacccaacagTAGCTGGAGGGAGCTCAATTCACATACTTGGCCATTCCCGGCTGTGAGCCAAGAGCaacctggggagcagggaggtcCCTGTTCTGGACGCAGGGAATGAGGCCATCggggcggggagggtgggggcagaaGGCGCCCAAGCTGTGCGCACTCCTGTGGCTCCCTGGCTTCCAGCTCCAGGAGCCCCAGCCTCAGTGGCCACGGCCTGTTACGCTCTTCCCCCCACCACTCCCAGGGGGCAGAAAGCCTTCGTCTCCCATCACTTGGCCAAAGGGTGTCTGAGACTCGGCACTGGCTCTGGGCTGTCCCAGTAAATCAAGGACGACTAGGACCCTGGGCCCCAGTCAGGACTTGCTCTGGGTCCTCTGTATCAGAAGTGTTTCAGCCCGCCAGCCCgctgtctcctctctccctccccttagGCAGCCCCTTCCCTACTGAGGTTTGGGTAGGGGCCTGACAGGCAGGCAGACAGGTGGGACTAGGGATGGGGAAACGCGGGCCCCCAGGCAGGGCCCTGCCACTACTGAGGagctcagggccggccccgcACGCCACAGCTCCCAGGTCTCTCactgccctccctctctctgggaAGTGCCTCTCTCAGTGCTGGCCACACAGAAGGAGCTCATTAATACTGGTGAGCTCAAATGGCTGAGCCCCCGCCTAAGAGAACCGTGTGACATTCTCAACCGAATGACTGGGTGAAGACCCACGCAGGTGCAGGTCTTCTCAGGGTCTGTCCTGCCAGTCCACACATGTCTTTGAACCACCAAAAATCCACCAACCGTGCTCAGGACAGATGCCTCCCATGGCCAGGGTGCCTGTTCAGCTGGAGAACAGAGGCCCTGTCCTGGGCGCATGCCATGTTTGATCAGAGAGGATGCAAGGTGAGGAAGGCCCCTGGTGCCCCCTCCCAGTTCCAGGGCCGCCCCCCCCAAGGGCCAGGGGTCCCAGCCATCGTAGGCTGCCCCAGGATGAGGGGAACAGAAGCCATCGAAGGCGGGGTGGGGAGCGGCCTCGCCTCATGTGCCTTTGGAGCCATCTGCTTTATTGTACTCATTCATAAGCTGCTCGTAAGGCACAGAGAGCTCCGACTCGGTGCTGGTGAAAGTGGACTCATCTGACGAGGGGAACTCGCCCAGGTTCAGGGGCACCTCGGCCTTGGGACCCtcctggggcctctcttccccggCCAGGTTGTCCTCCAGCGAGGACTTGGACGTCTCCTCATCTGAGAGGCCGGTCTCCTCATTCACGAAGGTGATGCTGGCATTCTGGAAGATGAGTGGGTGATAGTCCTGTGCGTCCCACGGCTCACCCTCCTCGCTGATGCGGTCCAGCTGGTTAATGAACACCTCGGAGGTGGGGGTGCCATCCTCAGGGGGCCCTGCCCCGGCCTCCTCACTGGGGGTCCGTGACACGTGGCCTTTGCTCCTTAGTGTCTGAGTCACCTCTTCCAAGGTGGGCACCCGGTTCTTGGAGTAGACCACCAGGGGggccagggaggtggggagggctggCAGCCCAACCCCCTGAGGCCCCAGCCCTGggaccctctccccacccccacctgtcTTCATGGCCTTCTTCCCGATCTGCTTGATGAGGTCATTGTAGGTTTCCTCCTTTTTGGACAGGAAGCTGAAGATGTTGACATCCTTGGACCCTGCGCTCCCGGTCATCTGCAGGGTCTTTCTGGAGTGTGGCGAGCTCTCGAAGGACTCcttccgccgccgccgccgcttctTAATGGCCTTGTGGACCTCCACAAACATGCTCACCTTCCAGTTGACAAAGAGGGacagccaggccagccccaggtaGATCCACAGCTCCACGAAGTAGCGGTATAGGGCGTGGTAGTTGGCGCTTGGGTTCACACCTGAGGACAAGACGGGGAGCCCAGAGGGTCAGGAGGTGGTCAGCGGGGACCCGGAAACACACGAAGGCCAGAGCTGTGTTGTCTAAGAGTGGGCACAGTGCTAGGACGCAGAAGGGGACACACTGAGAAGGAAGGGAGGCCTGTTCTAGAACCCGGACTGCCCCACTGTGCTAAAGGGCCTTGGCCCAGTCACTGATGTGCCTATGGCAGTCCCCAAcctgcctgagcctcagtttcctcctctgtgaaaggtCAGGAGAGTGACTCCCTGGGGTGAGGGAGGTTCAAggggaggggctttgggaaggccAGTAATGGAGCCAACACACAGGTCAGGAAATAGTTCACGAATGTTTGCGTCTCAAGCGTTCACCTCCACCTGGCTGCTCTGTGCGCTTTGTTGGTGTTTATGTTACAGTTCAGTTAAAACCAGGATGGAAGCTAAGTGAGAGGGTGGCCAGCACCCTCCTGGGTGGGGATGAACTCACTGGTTCAATATGAACGAAACCGGCGGTTGGGCCAACCGTCTGTGAGCACTGGTCCAGCAGGAAATTTTCTGGGCAGCCTCGATTTTCCTTCAGTGGGGTCTGGCCTGCCTCCTGACTTCCTGTTTCTGACCTCCTCAAACTGGCTCTTCCTGCGGCCGGAGGGCTCTGCCCACTTCACATATCCCtcctctgaggcaaggctcccaacgcctgctccagggagccctcccgGGCCACCCCACACAGCAACGATTGCTCTCCTACACTCCAGGATTAGCTGAGATTTCTTGTTTAAC is part of the Equus caballus isolate H_3958 breed thoroughbred chromosome 20, TB-T2T, whole genome shotgun sequence genome and harbors:
- the KCNK5 gene encoding potassium channel subfamily K member 5 isoform X2; the encoded protein is MTGSFYPAQHRAPRTISLFHLPRQRNQVVSDAAGQGVAITGNQTFNNWNWPNAMIFAATVITTIGYGNVAPKTPAGRLFCVFYGLFGVPLCLTWISALGKFFGGRAKRLGQFLTKRGVSLRKAQITCTAIFIVWGVLVHLVIPPFVFMVTEEWDYIEGLYYSFITISTIGFGDFVAGVNPSANYHALYRYFVELWIYLGLAWLSLFVNWKVSMFVEVHKAIKKRRRRRKESFESSPHSRKTLQMTGSAGSKDVNIFSFLSKKEETYNDLIKQIGKKAMKTGGGGERVPGLGPQGVGLPALPTSLAPLVVYSKNRVPTLEEVTQTLRSKGHVSRTPSEEAGAGPPEDGTPTSEVFINQLDRISEEGEPWDAQDYHPLIFQNASITFVNEETGLSDEETSKSSLEDNLAGEERPQEGPKAEVPLNLGEFPSSDESTFTSTESELSVPYEQLMNEYNKADGSKGT
- the KCNK5 gene encoding potassium channel subfamily K member 5 isoform X1; protein product: MVDRGPLLTSAIIFYLAIGAAIFEVLEEPHWKEAKKNYYTQKLRLLKEFPCLGQEGLDKILEVVSDAAGQGVAITGNQTFNNWNWPNAMIFAATVITTIGYGNVAPKTPAGRLFCVFYGLFGVPLCLTWISALGKFFGGRAKRLGQFLTKRGVSLRKAQITCTAIFIVWGVLVHLVIPPFVFMVTEEWDYIEGLYYSFITISTIGFGDFVAGVNPSANYHALYRYFVELWIYLGLAWLSLFVNWKVSMFVEVHKAIKKRRRRRKESFESSPHSRKTLQMTGSAGSKDVNIFSFLSKKEETYNDLIKQIGKKAMKTGGGGERVPGLGPQGVGLPALPTSLAPLVVYSKNRVPTLEEVTQTLRSKGHVSRTPSEEAGAGPPEDGTPTSEVFINQLDRISEEGEPWDAQDYHPLIFQNASITFVNEETGLSDEETSKSSLEDNLAGEERPQEGPKAEVPLNLGEFPSSDESTFTSTESELSVPYEQLMNEYNKADGSKGT